A portion of the Micromonospora vinacea genome contains these proteins:
- the mctP gene encoding monocarboxylate uptake permease MctP gives MWRDHLTEIIVFSVLFLLVSVMGFVAARWRAPKDMAHLDEWGLGGRSFGGWITWFLVGGDLYTAYTFVAVPALMFGAGAAGFFAVPYTIVIYPLVFLVLVRLWSVSHRHGFVTPADFVRNRFDSPVLALLIAITGIVATMPYIALQLVGIEAVLKTMGVTGDNALARHLPIIIAFAILAAYTYQSGLRAPALIAFVKDSLIYIVILVAVVYLPYKLGGWGDIFAAADAKFDASPNPNDGILLNGNNQLQYVTLALGSALALFLYPHSITGVLASRNRDVIKRNMSALPAYSLLLGLIALLGYMAIAAGVKPLPGNSAGSVDNNTIVPLLFDQQFPDWFAGVAYAAIGIGALVPAAIMSIAAANLFTRNIYKEYLKRDASPAQEANVSKITSLVVKVGAVACIVFLDPQFSIDLQLIGGVIILQTLPAVALGLYTRWFHRTGLIVGWVAGMGLGMWMLYQVASPTRKHFGGSAFPLSEFGFDTTRTIYVGIVAVAVNLAVAALVTLVLRAAKVEEGADGTEPDDYFADEGDPRVTPGTDRDADSAREPVA, from the coding sequence ATGTGGCGTGACCATCTCACCGAAATCATCGTCTTCTCCGTGCTGTTCCTCCTGGTCAGCGTGATGGGCTTCGTGGCCGCCCGGTGGCGGGCACCGAAGGACATGGCGCACCTGGACGAGTGGGGGCTGGGCGGGCGCAGCTTCGGCGGCTGGATCACCTGGTTCCTGGTCGGCGGTGACCTCTACACCGCGTACACCTTCGTGGCGGTGCCGGCGTTGATGTTCGGTGCCGGCGCGGCCGGGTTCTTCGCCGTGCCGTACACCATCGTCATCTACCCGCTGGTCTTCCTGGTGCTGGTGCGGCTCTGGTCGGTGTCGCACCGGCACGGGTTCGTCACGCCGGCCGACTTCGTCCGCAACCGGTTCGACTCGCCGGTGCTGGCGCTGCTGATCGCGATCACCGGCATCGTCGCCACCATGCCGTACATCGCGTTGCAGCTCGTCGGCATCGAGGCGGTGCTCAAGACGATGGGCGTCACCGGCGACAACGCACTGGCCCGACACCTGCCGATCATCATCGCGTTCGCCATCCTGGCCGCCTACACGTACCAGTCGGGGTTGCGCGCGCCCGCGCTGATCGCGTTCGTCAAGGACAGCCTGATCTACATCGTGATCCTGGTGGCGGTCGTCTACCTGCCGTACAAGCTGGGCGGCTGGGGTGACATCTTCGCCGCCGCCGACGCGAAGTTCGACGCCTCACCCAACCCGAACGACGGCATCCTGCTCAACGGCAACAACCAGCTTCAGTACGTGACGCTGGCCCTCGGCTCGGCGTTGGCGCTGTTCCTCTACCCGCACAGCATCACCGGTGTGCTGGCCAGCAGGAACCGCGACGTGATCAAGCGGAACATGTCGGCGCTGCCCGCGTACAGCCTGCTGCTCGGGTTGATCGCGCTGCTCGGCTACATGGCCATCGCGGCCGGTGTGAAGCCGCTGCCCGGCAACTCGGCCGGCTCGGTGGACAACAACACCATCGTCCCGCTGCTGTTCGACCAGCAGTTCCCGGACTGGTTCGCCGGTGTCGCGTACGCGGCGATCGGCATCGGCGCGCTGGTGCCCGCGGCGATCATGTCGATCGCGGCGGCGAACCTGTTCACCCGCAACATCTACAAGGAGTACCTGAAGCGGGACGCCTCCCCGGCCCAGGAGGCGAACGTCTCGAAGATCACCTCACTGGTGGTGAAGGTCGGCGCGGTGGCCTGCATCGTCTTCCTCGACCCGCAGTTCTCCATCGACCTCCAGCTGATCGGTGGCGTGATCATCCTGCAGACGCTGCCGGCGGTGGCGCTGGGCCTCTACACCCGCTGGTTCCACCGCACCGGCCTGATCGTCGGCTGGGTAGCCGGCATGGGGTTGGGCATGTGGATGCTCTACCAGGTGGCCAGCCCGACCCGGAAGCACTTCGGCGGCTCGGCGTTCCCGCTGTCGGAGTTCGGGTTCGACACCACCCGGACGATCTACGTCGGCATCGTCGCGGTGGCGGTCAACCTGGCCGTGGCGGCGCTGGTGACGCTCGTTTTGCGGGCCGCGAAGGTCGAGGAAGGGGCCGACGGCACCGAGCCGGACGACTACTTCGCCGACGAGGGCGACCCCCGGGTCACCCCGGGCACCGACCGCGACGCCGACTCGGCCCGCGAGCCGGTCGCCTGA
- a CDS encoding DUF3311 domain-containing protein, producing the protein MTAPEPEAPTTAPSRAKDHSPWNWLLFIPIVVPLIPAFFNGDSPRVFGFPRFYWLQLAFILLGVGTTTLVYQMTKKRGGS; encoded by the coding sequence ATGACTGCACCCGAACCGGAGGCGCCCACCACGGCGCCGTCCAGGGCGAAGGACCACAGCCCCTGGAACTGGTTGCTCTTCATCCCCATCGTGGTGCCGCTGATCCCGGCGTTCTTCAATGGCGACTCGCCCCGGGTCTTCGGCTTCCCACGCTTCTACTGGCTGCAACTGGCCTTCATCCTGCTCGGCGTCGGCACCACCACGTTGGTCTACCAGATGACGAAGAAGCGGGGTGGTTCCTGA
- a CDS encoding bifunctional RNase H/acid phosphatase — MAPRVVSIEADGGSRGNPGPAGYGAVVRDPETGEVLAERSESLGTATNNVAEYQGLIAGLTAAAELGAAEVDVRMDSKLVVEQMCGRWQIKHPGLRPLAAQAAALVGRFSAVRFSWIPREQNRHADALANAAMDAAAGRPPATAAPARPAAAGTEQPAGTPATGSDPATAPASWEPRPTFTATRLILVRHGETPYTEQKRYSGRGDVPLSERGRAQARATAARVAELAPSVAAVLSSPLSRCTATAASIAGALGDVPVRTEDDLIECDFGQWEGRTFAEVRQQWPGEMDAWLASPRIAPPGGESFTHVAERAHRVISGLLTAYPGETVVVVSHVSPIKLVLRDALAAGDGFLHRLFLDAAGISVLDMWPDGGVAVRTVNDTAHLSAL, encoded by the coding sequence GTGGCGCCACGCGTGGTCTCCATCGAGGCCGACGGTGGGTCCCGGGGCAATCCCGGCCCGGCCGGCTACGGCGCGGTGGTCCGCGACCCGGAGACCGGTGAGGTGCTCGCCGAGCGATCCGAGTCGCTCGGCACGGCCACCAACAACGTCGCCGAGTACCAGGGCCTGATCGCCGGGCTGACCGCCGCCGCCGAACTCGGCGCCGCCGAGGTGGACGTCCGGATGGACTCCAAGCTGGTGGTCGAGCAGATGTGCGGCCGGTGGCAGATCAAGCACCCCGGCCTGCGGCCCCTCGCCGCCCAGGCCGCCGCGCTGGTGGGTCGGTTCAGCGCGGTCCGGTTCAGCTGGATCCCACGCGAGCAGAACCGGCACGCCGACGCCCTCGCCAACGCCGCCATGGACGCAGCCGCTGGTCGTCCCCCGGCGACCGCGGCCCCCGCCCGTCCCGCGGCGGCAGGCACCGAGCAGCCCGCGGGGACACCCGCGACCGGCAGCGACCCGGCCACCGCGCCGGCCTCCTGGGAGCCACGGCCGACCTTCACCGCCACCCGGCTCATCCTGGTCCGGCACGGCGAGACCCCGTACACCGAGCAGAAGCGCTACTCCGGGCGCGGCGACGTGCCGCTCTCCGAGCGCGGCCGGGCCCAGGCCCGGGCCACCGCCGCCCGGGTGGCCGAGCTGGCGCCGTCCGTCGCGGCCGTGCTCAGCTCACCGTTGTCCCGGTGTACGGCCACCGCGGCGTCGATCGCCGGGGCGCTCGGTGACGTGCCGGTCCGCACCGAGGACGACCTGATCGAGTGCGACTTCGGCCAGTGGGAGGGGCGCACCTTCGCCGAGGTGCGCCAGCAGTGGCCGGGGGAGATGGACGCCTGGCTCGCCTCACCCCGGATCGCGCCGCCGGGCGGGGAGTCGTTCACCCACGTCGCCGAACGCGCGCACCGCGTCATCTCCGGGCTGCTCACCGCGTACCCCGGTGAGACAGTGGTGGTCGTCTCGCACGTCTCGCCGATCAAGCTGGTGCTGCGCGACGCCCTCGCGGCCGGTGACGGCTTCCTGCACCGGCTCTTCCTGGACGCGGCCGGCATCTCGGTGCTCGACATGTGGCCCGACGGCGGCGTGGCCGTGCGCACCGTCAACGACACCGCCCACCTCTCCGCTCTCTGA
- a CDS encoding zinc ribbon domain-containing protein, whose protein sequence is MKADPQVQRRLLDLQAIDTNLAQLAHRRRSLPERAELESLARELSSMEDERVRAQVAVDDLDRDIARLEKDVEQVRARKEKDENRLAAGTGPARELEALQHELVSLKRRQGDLEDAELELMEQRETAQGVLDGVEQRLAETRDKRAATEQRRDEALAEIAKEEEFKRGARQPLAADLPSDLVNLYDKIREDTGLGAALLTAGRCGGCRLDLSGADLARIRKAAPDDVVRCEDCRRIMVRTNESGL, encoded by the coding sequence GTGAAGGCTGACCCTCAGGTGCAGCGCCGCCTGCTCGACCTCCAGGCGATCGACACCAACCTCGCCCAGCTCGCCCACCGTCGGCGGTCGCTGCCTGAGCGGGCCGAGCTGGAGTCGCTGGCCCGGGAGTTGTCGTCGATGGAGGACGAGCGGGTCCGCGCCCAGGTGGCGGTGGACGACCTGGACCGGGACATCGCCCGGTTGGAGAAGGACGTCGAGCAGGTCCGGGCCCGCAAGGAGAAGGACGAGAACCGGCTGGCCGCCGGCACCGGCCCGGCCCGAGAGCTGGAGGCGCTCCAGCATGAGCTGGTCTCGCTGAAGCGCCGCCAGGGCGACCTTGAGGACGCCGAGCTGGAGCTGATGGAGCAGCGGGAAACCGCGCAGGGCGTCCTGGACGGCGTGGAGCAGCGACTGGCCGAGACCCGGGACAAGCGGGCCGCGACCGAGCAGCGCCGCGACGAAGCGCTGGCCGAGATCGCCAAGGAGGAGGAGTTCAAGCGGGGGGCCCGTCAGCCGCTCGCCGCCGACCTCCCGAGCGACCTGGTCAACCTCTACGACAAGATCCGCGAGGACACCGGGTTGGGTGCCGCGCTGCTCACCGCGGGCCGCTGCGGCGGGTGCCGCCTGGACCTGTCCGGCGCCGACCTGGCCCGGATCCGCAAGGCCGCCCCCGACGACGTGGTCCGCTGCGAGGACTGCCGACGGATCATGGTCCGTACCAACGAGTCGGGCCTGTAG
- a CDS encoding Nif3-like dinuclear metal center hexameric protein — MVAELERRFPPVWAEEWDRVGLVLGEPAAPVRRVLCVVDVVPETVDEALAADADMIVAHHPLLLRGVSSVAATTFKGRIIHRLIRAGVALYAAHTNADVASPGVSDALAARFGLTDLRPLQRPVPGSPAHGDDRGFGRIGELPQPMTLAELTRHAASVLPVTSWGVRAAGDPGRMVRTLAVSGGSGDSFLGAATAAGVDAFLTADLRHHPAGEHLAADGPALIDAAHWATERPWLDDLAAFLREALDVETLVSDLDTDPWTVHAAAPVVDDKEPDREG; from the coding sequence GTGGTGGCCGAGCTGGAACGGCGCTTTCCGCCAGTCTGGGCGGAAGAGTGGGACCGGGTGGGCCTGGTGCTCGGCGAGCCGGCCGCCCCGGTCCGCCGGGTGCTCTGCGTGGTCGACGTGGTGCCCGAAACCGTCGACGAAGCCCTCGCCGCCGACGCGGACATGATCGTCGCGCATCATCCGCTGCTGCTGCGCGGGGTGTCGTCGGTTGCGGCGACGACCTTCAAGGGGCGGATCATCCACCGGTTGATCCGGGCCGGGGTGGCGCTCTACGCGGCACACACCAACGCCGACGTGGCCTCCCCGGGCGTCTCCGACGCCCTCGCCGCCCGCTTCGGGCTCACCGACCTCCGCCCGCTCCAGCGGCCCGTGCCCGGTTCGCCCGCCCACGGCGACGACAGGGGTTTCGGCCGGATCGGCGAGCTGCCCCAGCCGATGACTCTCGCCGAACTGACCCGGCACGCCGCCTCGGTGCTCCCCGTCACGTCCTGGGGAGTTCGCGCGGCGGGGGATCCCGGGCGTATGGTTCGTACCCTCGCCGTCAGCGGCGGGTCGGGGGACAGCTTCCTCGGCGCCGCGACCGCCGCCGGGGTGGACGCGTTCCTCACCGCCGACCTGCGGCACCACCCGGCCGGCGAGCACCTCGCCGCCGATGGTCCCGCCCTGATCGACGCCGCCCACTGGGCGACCGAACGACCGTGGCTGGACGACCTGGCCGCCTTCCTCCGGGAGGCGCTGGACGTCGAGACGCTGGTGTCCGACCTGGACACCGACCCGTGGACCGTGCACGCCGCCGCACCCGTTGTGGACGACAAGGAGCCCGACCGTGAAGGCTGA
- a CDS encoding flavoprotein, with amino-acid sequence MAGAARNSGRREVLYVIACGSPLARHVGRLVDLAQQDGWDVCVVTTPDGAKFIDQPALIRQTGHPVRTHYKNPGDPDVLPPADAMIVCPATVNTVNKWAAGITDTLALGLLVEAQGKGVPIVAVPYTNAAMACHPAFRAGVARLAEWGVTVLFGDDVIALHPPGTGEQHTHTFPWAMPLAALQTVSWSAA; translated from the coding sequence ATGGCCGGTGCAGCGCGCAACAGCGGGCGCCGCGAGGTGCTCTACGTCATCGCCTGCGGTTCGCCGCTGGCCCGGCACGTCGGCCGTCTGGTCGACCTGGCCCAACAGGACGGTTGGGACGTCTGCGTGGTCACCACGCCGGACGGCGCGAAGTTCATCGACCAGCCGGCCCTGATCCGGCAGACCGGCCACCCGGTGCGGACGCACTACAAGAATCCCGGTGACCCGGACGTGTTGCCGCCCGCCGACGCCATGATCGTCTGCCCGGCCACCGTCAACACCGTCAACAAGTGGGCGGCCGGGATCACCGACACCCTGGCGCTCGGGTTGTTGGTCGAGGCCCAGGGCAAGGGTGTCCCCATCGTCGCGGTGCCGTACACCAACGCGGCGATGGCCTGCCATCCGGCGTTCCGTGCCGGGGTGGCCCGGCTGGCCGAGTGGGGCGTCACTGTGCTCTTCGGCGACGATGTGATCGCCCTGCATCCACCCGGAACGGGGGAACAGCACACGCACACCTTCCCCTGGGCGATGCCGCTGGCGGCGTTGCAGACCGTCTCCTGGAGCGCCGCGTAG
- a CDS encoding helix-turn-helix domain-containing protein produces the protein MDELPIGRRVAYWRGRRKMSQQVFADRLGKSKSWVDKVERGVRRLDKFSVLYEIADILQMDVQLLMGKDPERRADALNCIDQVEVQEIRAALERYDSMSAYFDAAPYPPPMDDMRKAVNHAWLTYQYGRYGMLTRALPKLLRDAQAADAAYGGDRAAEAAHLLGQVYQIASSVLRKLGECELAWLAADRSMAVAQRADDPLLAGIATTRVCNALVAMGRARPALELNVQIANRLAPGGSNEVSPARLSVYGMLLLQGAMAASRIGDSASVDDLINCAQEAATLLGGDHNHYWTSFGPTNVELHRAAAAVELGDGGRAVEVHQLRIAEPSFNALLPERRAHHLLDIARGYAQLGDVANAGEMLLLGDRLAPSEIRCRPIAHEVMSDILRRTRGAPPSPVAELAEHMGVGV, from the coding sequence ATGGACGAGCTACCCATAGGACGGCGAGTTGCCTACTGGCGGGGGCGACGCAAGATGTCGCAGCAGGTCTTCGCGGACCGGCTGGGCAAGTCCAAGAGCTGGGTGGACAAGGTCGAACGCGGCGTCCGCCGGTTGGACAAGTTCTCCGTCCTCTACGAGATCGCCGACATCCTCCAGATGGATGTGCAGCTGCTCATGGGCAAGGATCCGGAGCGGCGCGCCGACGCCCTCAACTGCATCGACCAGGTCGAGGTGCAGGAGATCCGGGCGGCGCTGGAACGCTACGACTCGATGAGCGCGTATTTCGACGCGGCGCCGTACCCGCCGCCGATGGACGACATGCGCAAGGCCGTCAACCACGCCTGGCTCACCTACCAGTACGGCCGCTACGGGATGCTCACCCGGGCGCTGCCGAAGCTGCTGCGCGACGCCCAGGCGGCCGACGCCGCCTACGGCGGTGACCGGGCCGCCGAGGCGGCCCACCTGCTCGGGCAGGTCTACCAGATCGCCTCCTCCGTGCTGCGCAAGCTCGGCGAGTGCGAGCTCGCCTGGTTGGCCGCCGACCGGTCCATGGCGGTGGCCCAGCGGGCCGACGACCCGCTGCTGGCCGGGATCGCCACCACCCGGGTGTGCAACGCCCTGGTCGCGATGGGGCGGGCCCGTCCCGCGCTGGAGCTGAACGTCCAGATCGCCAACCGACTGGCACCGGGTGGGAGCAACGAGGTCTCCCCGGCCCGGCTCTCCGTCTACGGGATGCTGCTGCTCCAGGGCGCGATGGCAGCGTCCCGCATCGGCGACTCGGCCAGCGTCGACGACCTGATCAACTGCGCGCAGGAGGCCGCCACCCTGCTCGGCGGCGACCACAACCACTACTGGACGTCGTTCGGTCCGACCAATGTCGAACTGCACCGGGCCGCCGCCGCGGTGGAGCTGGGCGACGGGGGGCGGGCCGTGGAGGTGCACCAGCTGCGCATCGCGGAGCCCTCGTTCAACGCGCTGCTGCCCGAGCGTCGCGCCCACCACCTGCTCGACATCGCCCGCGGGTACGCCCAGCTGGGTGACGTGGCGAACGCCGGCGAGATGCTGCTGCTCGGTGATCGGCTCGCTCCGTCGGAGATCCGCTGCCGGCCGATCGCGCACGAGGTGATGTCCGACATCCTCCGTCGCACACGTGGTGCGCCGCCTTCTCCGGTAGCGGAGTTGGCTGAGCACATGGGAGTAGGGGTATGA
- a CDS encoding bifunctional DNA primase/polymerase, translating to MWGNVGPRVAELSPLERVRLRRVAIRYAVHGWEVTPGACLARSRFVCGRAGCPTVGCHPALENWEMAASADPARVATWWRSRPHGVLLPTGRAFDVLEVPAHLGRHVLDAVQIHPAGTGVRGPVLVTPTGRWMFLVRPGDPLRPELEHCFHVVRHGPGSWIPAPPTRLPEGTVRWAVAPEQARWQLPDSYLVQNTLIGALRATGVTLAPDLLPGHLPLPRRGM from the coding sequence ATGTGGGGGAATGTCGGACCACGCGTCGCCGAACTGTCGCCGCTGGAACGCGTCCGGCTGCGCCGGGTCGCCATCCGGTACGCCGTACACGGCTGGGAGGTCACCCCGGGTGCCTGTCTGGCCCGCAGCCGCTTCGTCTGCGGCCGGGCCGGCTGTCCCACAGTGGGCTGCCACCCCGCCCTGGAGAACTGGGAAATGGCCGCCAGCGCCGACCCGGCCCGGGTGGCGACCTGGTGGCGGAGCCGACCGCACGGGGTGCTGCTGCCCACCGGCCGGGCCTTCGACGTGCTGGAGGTGCCCGCCCACCTCGGCCGGCACGTGCTCGATGCGGTCCAGATCCACCCGGCCGGCACCGGCGTACGCGGGCCGGTGCTTGTCACGCCCACCGGGAGGTGGATGTTCCTGGTCCGCCCCGGCGATCCGCTCCGACCGGAGTTGGAGCACTGCTTCCACGTGGTCCGGCACGGGCCGGGCTCGTGGATCCCCGCGCCGCCCACCCGGCTGCCGGAGGGCACGGTCCGCTGGGCGGTCGCCCCCGAGCAGGCGCGCTGGCAGCTGCCGGATTCCTACCTCGTACAGAACACGTTGATCGGGGCGCTGCGGGCCACCGGGGTGACGCTCGCCCCCGACCTGCTCCCCGGTCACCTGCCGCTGCCCCGGCGAGGCATGTGA
- a CDS encoding FAD:protein FMN transferase — protein sequence MGTTITLDLADDLPPATLRQLADEVFAWMHEVDARFSTYKPDSEVCRFDRGEVLLSEASADLRYVLETCADLWGATDGFFDAYATGRLDPSGFVKGWAAQIASDRLVAAGAVNHCVNAGGDVRVRGLSPSGEPWRIGIRHPWDAMAACLVLTGTDLAVATSGVYERGRHVLDPRRGAPASGLRSVTVVGTDLGVADAYATAALAMGTPGLNWLNRLDDHTHAAITDNARQYHSVALPLTD from the coding sequence ATGGGTACGACGATCACCCTGGACCTCGCCGACGACCTGCCACCGGCGACGCTGCGCCAGTTGGCGGACGAGGTCTTCGCCTGGATGCACGAGGTGGACGCGCGATTCAGCACCTACAAGCCGGACAGCGAGGTGTGCCGCTTCGACAGGGGTGAGGTGCTGCTCTCCGAGGCGTCCGCGGACCTGCGGTACGTGCTGGAGACCTGCGCCGACCTGTGGGGCGCCACCGACGGATTCTTCGACGCGTACGCCACCGGTCGACTCGACCCGTCCGGCTTCGTCAAGGGCTGGGCCGCTCAGATCGCCTCGGACCGCCTGGTCGCCGCCGGTGCCGTCAACCACTGCGTGAACGCCGGCGGCGACGTACGGGTGCGGGGTTTGTCGCCGTCCGGGGAGCCGTGGCGCATCGGCATCCGGCACCCGTGGGACGCGATGGCGGCCTGCCTGGTGCTCACCGGGACCGACCTGGCCGTGGCCACGTCCGGCGTCTACGAGCGGGGACGGCACGTGCTGGACCCGCGCCGGGGCGCGCCGGCCAGTGGGCTGCGCTCGGTGACTGTGGTCGGCACCGACCTTGGGGTGGCCGACGCGTACGCCACCGCCGCCCTCGCCATGGGCACCCCCGGCCTCAACTGGCTGAACCGCCTGGACGACCACACCCACGCGGCGATAACCGACAACGCCCGCCAGTACCACTCAGTCGCCCTCCCGCTGACCGACTAG
- a CDS encoding FMN-binding protein: MRRALLAITGLAASTTALVVFKGSPSTSQVAQNLPTAQPVNPSGPGTDPGTAAGAPGTDPAGAAPTSSGSAKPSTSPKPGKTTARPSGTRTTKAPSAPRTTTKAPQSTTRRVTGNGFQNEYGYVQVQIVVSGNRIVEAVALSLPSGGESDIHSGDVRNSYDGSGGQVVQKQNASLNTVSGATETSNSYKQSLRSAIEQAF; this comes from the coding sequence ATGCGTCGCGCGCTCCTCGCGATCACCGGCCTGGCCGCCAGCACCACCGCGCTTGTGGTGTTCAAGGGCTCGCCGAGCACCAGCCAGGTCGCCCAGAACCTGCCGACCGCCCAGCCGGTCAACCCCTCCGGGCCGGGCACCGATCCCGGCACCGCAGCGGGTGCGCCGGGCACCGACCCGGCGGGCGCAGCGCCGACGTCGTCGGGAAGCGCCAAGCCGTCAACGTCGCCCAAGCCCGGCAAGACCACCGCCCGCCCGTCGGGCACCAGGACGACGAAGGCCCCCAGCGCTCCGCGGACCACCACCAAGGCGCCCCAGTCGACCACCCGCCGGGTCACCGGCAACGGCTTCCAGAACGAGTACGGGTACGTGCAGGTGCAGATTGTCGTCTCGGGTAACCGGATCGTCGAGGCCGTCGCGCTGTCGCTGCCCAGCGGCGGTGAGTCCGACATCCACAGTGGCGACGTCCGCAACTCCTACGACGGCAGTGGCGGCCAGGTGGTGCAGAAGCAGAACGCCAGCCTCAACACCGTCTCCGGGGCCACCGAGACCAGCAACTCCTACAAGCAGTCGCTGCGGTCCGCCATCGAGCAGGCATTCTGA
- a CDS encoding ferredoxin reductase family protein: MTYSHTHAAGRRTGTSSRHGGRSAAPVPPQIPDRRGPGGRRLLGVLLLVGLLASVLPWWLGTPAGSLRTTAATVTAAGRITGLVAGYLLLVQVLMMSRLPVLERWIGGEQTARWHRDIGATLLVTVLAHMSLILVGYADLRKQSVLAEVGTLLGDYEDMVSAFVATGIMMLVGFSSIRAIRRALPYEMWHLLHLSSYLVLLLGFGHQFTHGAQLYRPGPVRTGWIALYLLVVAALLWGRVIAPLVFNLRYKLRVADVVAESPDTISIYLTGERLGRLAMLGGQHFRWRFLTRGCWWQSHPFSVSAAANGRWLRVTVKVVGTHTADLRDLEPGTRVWAEGPSGTFTAAHRLRERALLIAGGSGITPIRAMLEELPPGAALIYRARTPADVLLSRELDWLAQERDTSVWYVIGSRDDPGPRQLMSPDGLRQLVPDVARRDVYLCGPPGLVEQSVRALRRAGVPRRQIHLATFEL; this comes from the coding sequence GTGACGTATTCGCACACCCACGCCGCCGGCCGTCGTACCGGGACCTCGTCCCGGCACGGCGGCCGGTCGGCTGCGCCCGTACCCCCGCAGATCCCGGACCGGCGCGGGCCCGGCGGCCGACGGCTGCTGGGCGTGCTGCTCCTGGTCGGCCTGCTCGCCAGCGTGCTGCCCTGGTGGCTGGGCACCCCCGCCGGATCGCTGCGGACCACAGCGGCCACCGTCACCGCGGCGGGCCGGATCACGGGCCTGGTCGCCGGCTACCTGCTGCTGGTGCAGGTGCTGATGATGAGCCGACTGCCGGTGCTGGAACGGTGGATCGGCGGCGAGCAGACGGCCCGCTGGCACCGGGACATCGGTGCCACCCTGCTGGTCACCGTGCTGGCGCACATGTCGCTGATCCTCGTCGGCTACGCCGACCTGCGTAAGCAGTCGGTCCTCGCCGAGGTCGGCACGTTGCTCGGCGACTACGAGGACATGGTCTCGGCGTTCGTCGCCACCGGCATCATGATGCTTGTCGGGTTCAGCAGCATCCGGGCGATCCGGCGGGCGTTGCCGTACGAGATGTGGCACCTGCTGCACCTGTCCAGCTACCTGGTCCTACTGCTCGGCTTCGGCCACCAGTTCACCCACGGCGCGCAGCTGTACCGGCCCGGCCCGGTGCGAACCGGCTGGATCGCGCTGTACCTGCTGGTGGTCGCCGCCCTGCTCTGGGGTCGTGTGATCGCGCCGCTGGTGTTCAACCTGCGCTACAAGCTGCGGGTCGCCGACGTGGTCGCCGAGAGCCCCGACACCATCTCCATCTATCTCACGGGTGAGCGGCTCGGCCGGCTGGCGATGCTCGGCGGCCAACACTTCCGCTGGCGGTTCCTCACCCGGGGCTGCTGGTGGCAGTCGCACCCGTTCTCCGTCTCCGCCGCGGCCAACGGCCGCTGGCTGCGGGTCACCGTCAAGGTGGTCGGCACCCACACCGCCGACCTGCGCGACCTGGAACCGGGCACCCGGGTCTGGGCCGAAGGCCCGTCGGGCACCTTCACCGCCGCGCACCGGCTCCGCGAGCGGGCGCTGCTGATCGCCGGCGGCAGCGGCATCACGCCGATCCGGGCCATGCTGGAGGAGTTGCCGCCGGGCGCGGCGCTGATCTACCGGGCCCGGACACCGGCCGACGTGCTGCTCAGCCGCGAGTTGGACTGGCTGGCCCAGGAACGCGACACCTCCGTCTGGTACGTCATCGGCTCCCGCGACGACCCCGGCCCCCGCCAACTGATGAGCCCGGACGGGTTGCGGCAACTGGTGCCCGACGTGGCGCGGCGCGACGTCTACCTGTGCGGGCCACCCGGTTTGGTGGAACAGTCGGTGCGGGCGCTGCGGCGGGCCGGCGTGCCCCGACGGCAGATCCACCTGGCCACGTTCGAGCTGTAG